The nucleotide window CGGCCGACCCCAACCGCCCGTTGTCATACCGTCTGACCCTCACGAATCGAAGACAAACGAGGGCCGGCGTGTGTTTTTGCCCGAAGACCTCCCGCCACGGGAGGTCTTCGGTATGCAAAAACCATGACGGCCCGGCAGGCGGGATTTAAACCCCCGCCGCTCAACGTATGCCTCTCGCTAGAAATCCGTCGCGCTGGTGAAGTGGAAGTCATTGATCTTGACCGGCGGCACCCGGATGGCCGAGAAGTCGCCGGTGATCAGCTCGGTGTCGGCGCCGATGGCTTCCATTCGGCTGAAGGCCCGCACCATCGACTCGGTGAAGCGCAGGTTCTTGACCGGGCGCGAGATCTTGCCGTCCTCGATCAGGAAGGTTCCGTCCCGGGTCATCCCGGTGAAGACCAGCTCGAGGGGGTTGAGGAAGGGGTTGATGTAGTGGAAGTGGGTGACGAGCAATCCGCGCTTCGTCGAGGTGATCATCTCCTCGAGGGTGCTCGAGCCGGGGGCCATGAACAGGTTCAGCGGGATGGAGCCGAAGGTGGCTCCGGCGGGCAGGCCGTGGCCCGTCGACTCGCCGTCGACCAGCTTGGCGCTCACCAGATCGTGCACGACGTTCTTGAAGACGCCGTTCTCGACCAGAACCACCCGCTGCTTGGGCATCCCCTGGAAATCGAAGGGGGTGGGTTTGCCCGCGGGATCGTGGGCGTCATCGACGAGGGTGAAGTTATCGCCGAAGATCTTCTGGCCCAGCTTCTGGGCGGCGATCGAACGCCCCTCGGCGTAGGCCAGGCCGTTGAAGGCCATGAAGGAAATGGTCCGGATCAGGTCGGCGACCCCGTGGGGCTCGACGACGATGTCGTAGGCCCCGGGCTCCAGCTCACTGGGATGTTGGCCACGGAAGGCCTTGTCCACGGCGCGACGTCCGACGGCGGCGGCGTCGAGCTTGCCGGCGTCCTTGTCGTCGGCGGCGGCGAAACCCGCCGAAGTCTCACTGAGAATGGTGGTGTTGACCGCGGCGTGGGTGTAGCTGTGGTAGGCCCGCAGCCCATGGGAGTTGGCCAGGCCGAACTCGCCGGTGGTCGTGGAGTAGGCGCCCGAGGCGTCGAAGCCGTGCTCGTCGGCGGCGGCGATGATCCGCCCGACAGCGGCGGCCCGCTCCAGGGGCTCGCAGCGGTGGGTCCGCTCGACGAAGGCCTCGACCTCCGGATACTCCCGGGGTCCGGGCATCCCCGGGTAGCGTTCGCTCTTGGGGATCAGGCGTGAAGCGGCAACGGCATCCTCGACGGCGCGCTCCAGCCCCTCCGAAGACAGGTCGTTGGTCGTCGCCAGGCCGATGCGGCTGTCGTCGGTAACGGCGCGCACGGTCAGCGCGACCTCGTCCTTGTTGATGCTCTGATGGATGTAGGAGTTGGCGAAGCGGGTGAGGTTGGTCGAGTTCGAGAACAGGGTGGCCTCGAGCTCGTCGGCGCCACCGTGGGAGACGACGCGCTCCATCAGTGCCAGCGCTTTGTCCTTGCCGATCATCATTTGGCAACACCTACCTTGACGCCGCGGAAGCGGGCCGGCGGGGTTCCGTGGCTGATGCGCATCACCTGCATCGGCTCGCCCTTGCCGCAGTTGGGGGTGCCCCAGAGCTTCCAGCTCGCTGCGTTGCCGATACCGTCGCAGGAGCCCCAGAAGCGCGGGGTCTTGTCGGCGTAGAAGATGTTCTTGACCACGGCGCCCAGCTTGCCGTTCTCGATCCGCCGGGCGTACTCGACGCCGAACTGGAAGTTGAGCCGCTTGTCGTCGATCGACCAGCTCTTGTTGGTCACCAGGTAATAGCCCTTGTCGACACCGGCGATCAGCTCCTCGGGTGAGTGCTCGCCCGGCTCCAGACAGATGTTGGTCATCCGGCAGATGGGGAAGTCGCTCCAGCTCTGCGCCCGGGCGGCGCCGTGGGAGCGCCCGCCGTAGACGTGCGCCGTGTCCCTGGTCGACAGGTAGTCGCAGAAGACGCCGTCCTTGACAACGTAGAACTTCTGCGCCGGGACGCCCTCGTCGTCGAAGGCGCAGTAGCCCAGGGAGTGGGGGATGCTGGCGTCGGCGTAGATATTGACCAGGGGCGAGCCGTAGATGAAACTGCCGCGCTTGTCCGTGGTCAGGAAGCTGGTGCCGGCGAAGCTGGCCTCCTGGCCCAGCACCCGGTCGAGCTCGACGGCGTGGCCGCAGCTCTCGTGGATCTGCAGCATCATCTGCGAGCCGTCGATGACCAGGTCCGCCTCGCCCTCGTCGGGCTCATCGGCGTCCAGCAGCTCCAGGACCTCCTTGGCGCACCGGGGCGCGTTCTCGACCAGCTTCATCTCCAGAACGTGCTCCCAGCCGCGGGACTGGTGGAAGCCGCGGGCCGAGTCCGGGTAGCTGCGGCGTTGCATCTCGTTGCCGCGTACCGCCGTACAACTGATCCCGGCGCCGCATTCGACCTTGCGCTGCTCGATCTCCGAACCGATCGAACTGACGAATACCTTGTGCGTCTCTCTGGCGTGAATAAAACCCTCAGCGATCTTGATCTCGTCGGCGATGCGCAGGGCCTCGGTGGCCTCCAGCAACAGGTCGACCTTCTTGTCGAGGGGGACGTCGAAGGGCTGGATCTCGTAGGGCGCCGGCCAGTAACCGACGTAGGCCTCGAGCTCATCGAGGATCAGCCCGCCGCGCTGCACCGTGGACGCCGCCTTGGCGATTCCCAGGGCCCGGGCCGCCGTGCGGCGCAGCTCCTCGGGCGTCAGCAGGTTCGTCGAGGCGAAGCCGTAGGCTCCATCCCAGACCACCCGCACGCCGACGCCGCGGTCACGGCCGCGGTCCGCGTTGTTGACCGCGCCGTTCTTGACCGAGACGTCCTCGGTGCGCAGGTCCTGGTAACGGGCCTCCGCGTACGGGGCGCCGAAGCGGACCGCATGGTCCACCGCGACCTTCAACAGGGCCTTGATCAAGGCGCCTCCTTTCCGTGGGATGATGATTGCCAAACCGCCGCCGATGATAGGACGGCGGACGGGGGTTGTCAATGATAGAGTATCTTAGAGATACATAAAAGGCCGACACACCGTCGACCCTGGATGGGCTGGTCTGGGGGAACCCGGGGCGGCTTCGCTAAGCCGTGTGCTCGATAGACGCCCCTATAATCTTGCTTCTTAGCTCGTTACGCCATTGATGTCTTAGCAGTTTTTCGTGCTGCAACCTGCCGACAACAATCCCGGGGTGAACGTTAATCATACCCGCAAACGCTCTGATCTCGGTAGCTGAGTAATACTCGGTCTGCTCGGTGAACGAACTGTACTCCTCCGGCGGGATCAAGGTGTCGGCGGCAAACCGATCCGCTTCGTGTTCCAACTCCGCGGAGTGCGAGACCTCCTGTTCGAAATCCAGATAGGTCTCCCGGGACTGATGAAGCACCAAATGCCCCAGCTCATGCAACAGGCTGAACCATAAAATATCAGCCCAGCGATAACGCAGCGAGAGCATGACGATTCTCTTCGCGGATGACAGGGCAAATGTCGCCCCCTGGACGTAGGTTTTCGGTAGGTGGGGGACGATCACCAGCACAACGCCGACCTCGGCCAGTAGCTCTTTTAACTGTGGTAAGAAAGAGTCGGGAGTTTGTCTGGAGAGGGGGGGCAGCTTGGGTATCAGACGCTCCAGCTTGCGCTTATTGTATGACGGTGTATCAACTCCTTCGGCTTGCAATACTCCCAGTTGAAGCCAGGCGGCGGTCGCCTCAGCTGAGCGTTTCCCTCCCGATGCGCCAAGGCGGAAAGCCGGCGCATAGCGGTCGATTGAAGATACCAGCATCAGTGAGCTGACATTGAAGAAACGGCGCAGGGCCTTGACTTTGTCTATCGCCCTGGTCACCTTATCAAGCACTCCGCGCTTGAGCAGTTCGGCATAGCAGAAGCGTGTAATGAGCTTTTGTTCCTGTTCAAGCTGTGCTCTTTCCGCATTCCGTGCGAGAACGAGACGATACTCATCTTCGAGCCTCAACCATATGTGAGCGGGCACGCCGACGACATCTTCCAGTTGAAGAGCAGTCTGCGGAGTAATTGCCTTCTTGCCGTTGAATATCTGGCTCAGTTTGGGTGCCGGTCGTTCGAGGCGCTGCGACAACTCCTTCTTCGTCCAACCCAGCTCTTCCAGGACCTCTTCGAGGTACTCGCCGGGCGGGACAGCCAAATCGGAATGCAGCTCATTGCTAATCCCCATAATGCTTGCTCACCTCCTCGATACGGACGATCTCTAGTCCTTCTCCCTGCAAAGTGAAAACAAGACGATAGCGGCCGATCAGGGTTATGGCCCACTGGCCTTGTCGATCACCCTTGAGTTGATGGCAGTGGAGAACCGGCATCCTTTTCAACTCTTCGATGTCCTTGGCGACCTTAATGATATTGATGCGTAAGACATACCTTCCGGCAGCCTTCTCTCCATAGGCACGTATTGCTTTTTTTGATTGCTGGTATTGTTTTTGAAGTTTCTTCGTCCTGAACTCTACCTGCACTTCATAAGCCTCCTTTGCTTGTTTGCTCAATCTTATACTGCCATCATAATGTAAAACTCCCGACCTGTCAAGAATGTTTTACCCAAAGGGTAAATTATATCCTGCGCCCAGTTGTTGGTTGCCCCGTCGTTAACAGCATCGGCGGTGGCGCGGTTCTTGCCCGAGGTTTTCGCTCCCCGAAAACCTCGGCTCGCAAGAACCGTGACGCCGCCGGGGGCGGAGACACAGCGCACCCGCCGGACCCGGCACGGTTCTTGCATTCGCGGCGGACCTGTCGGTCCGCCGCGGCAAGAACGCGCGCCGGGCCCGTCCCATGTCCGCGCGTGCACGGACGGTTGCCGGTGGTATGCAAAGGGGCCGCCCCGCGGGTCGGCCCCTTTTTGGGGTGGGTTCGCAGCTGGGGCGTTCGCCGGCGACTAGTGCCGGCGGTTCGTTACAGCGGTTAGTCCTCGAAGCTGGGCCAGTCGTCGTCGGACATCGAGCCCTCGAGGTAGTCGTGGATGCCCCGGGCGGCCACCTTACCGGCGCCCATGGCTTCGATGACGGTGGCGGCGCCGGTGACGATGTCCCCGCCGGCGAAGACGCCGGGGATGCTGGTGCGCCCGGCCTGGTCGGCCTTGATGTTGCCCCATTTGTTGACCCTGAGCTCCGGGGTGGCGTCGGGCAGCAGGGGGTTTGGTCCGTTGCCGATGGCCACGATGAAGCAATCGATGTCGAGGACGAATTCGGAGCCCTCGATGGGCACGGGGCGGCGGCGGCCCGAGGAGTCGGGTTCGCCGAGCTCCATCTTGATGCACTTGAGGCCCTTGACCCAGCCCTTGTCGTCTCCGAGGATGGCGATCGGGTTCTGCAGGAGGCGGAAATCGACGCCCTCTTCCTTGGCGTGCTCCATCTCCTCGTCGCGGGCGGGCATCTGTTCCCAGGAGCGGCGGTAGACGATGTAGACGTTGTCGGCGCCGAGGCGCAGGGCGGTGCGGGCCGAGTCCATGGCCACGTTACCGCCGCCGACGACGGCGGTGTTGGTGCCGACCCAGGTCGGGGTGTCGTAGTGGTCGGGATCGTAGGCGCGCATCAGGTTGGCCCGGGTGAGGAACTCATTGGCGGAGTAGACGCCGTTGAGGTTCTCGCCCTCGATCTTCATGAACCAGGGCAGCCCGGCGCCGGTGCCGATGTAGAAGGCTTCGAAGTCTTCCTCTTCGCGCATCTCGGCCAGTGTCCAGACGTTGCCGATAACCATGTTGTAGTGGAAGTGGACGCCCAGCTTCTCGAGGTAGCGGGTCTCGCGATCGAGGATGGCTTTGGGCAGGCGGAACTCGGGGATGCCGTAGCGCAGCACGCCGCCGGAGGCGTGGAAGGCCTCGTAGACGTGGACCTCATAGCCCAGCAGGGCCAGGTCTCCGGCGCAGGTCATCCCGCCGGGGCCGCAGCCGATGACGGCGACCTTGTGGCCGTTGGGCGGGGCGGTCTGGGGGATCGGTGGTTCACCCTGTTCGGCCTCCCAGTCGGCGACGAAGCGCTCGAGGCGGCCGATGGCCACGGGTTGGCCCTTCTTGCTGCGGACGCAGAGCTCCTCGCACTGGGTTTCCTGGGGGCAGACGCGGCCGCAGACCGCGGGCAGGGCGTTGGTTTTCTTGATGGTGCTGACAGCGGTCTGGAAGTCGTTCTCCTGGACGGCCTTGATGAACCCTGGGATATCGATCTCGACGGGGCAGCCCTTGACGCAGGGAGCGGTCTTGCACTGCAGACAGCGCCAGGCTTCCTTGACGGCCATCTCGGCGGTGTAGCCGTAGGGGACTTCCTTGAAGTTGCGGGCGCGCTCCTCGGGCTCCTGCTCGGGCATGGGCGTCTTATCGAGCTGCTTGACGCCGGCGAGTTTGCGTTGTTTGCGTTCCTCGTCGGTCATTTTCCGGCCTCCTCCTTGAGGTAACGCTCGAGGGCGCATTGCTCTTCCTCGACGTAGCGGCGTTGCCGCGCCATCATCTCGTTGAAGTCGATCTCTTCACCGCGCATCTCGGGGCCGTCGACGCAGGCGAACTTGACCTCGTCGCCGACGCTGACCCGGCAGGAACCGCACATCCCGGTGCCGTCGACCATGATCGTGTTGAGGCTGACGTAGCAGGGGACGCCGTAGGGTTTGACGAGGTCGC belongs to Candidatus Coatesbacteria bacterium and includes:
- a CDS encoding plasmid maintenance system killer yields the protein MQVEFRTKKLQKQYQQSKKAIRAYGEKAAGRYVLRINIIKVAKDIEELKRMPVLHCHQLKGDRQGQWAITLIGRYRLVFTLQGEGLEIVRIEEVSKHYGD
- a CDS encoding HigA family addiction module antidote protein, whose protein sequence is MGISNELHSDLAVPPGEYLEEVLEELGWTKKELSQRLERPAPKLSQIFNGKKAITPQTALQLEDVVGVPAHIWLRLEDEYRLVLARNAERAQLEQEQKLITRFCYAELLKRGVLDKVTRAIDKVKALRRFFNVSSLMLVSSIDRYAPAFRLGASGGKRSAEATAAWLQLGVLQAEGVDTPSYNKRKLERLIPKLPPLSRQTPDSFLPQLKELLAEVGVVLVIVPHLPKTYVQGATFALSSAKRIVMLSLRYRWADILWFSLLHELGHLVLHQSRETYLDFEQEVSHSAELEHEADRFAADTLIPPEEYSSFTEQTEYYSATEIRAFAGMINVHPGIVVGRLQHEKLLRHQWRNELRSKIIGASIEHTA
- the gltA gene encoding NADPH-dependent glutamate synthase, which codes for MTDEERKQRKLAGVKQLDKTPMPEQEPEERARNFKEVPYGYTAEMAVKEAWRCLQCKTAPCVKGCPVEIDIPGFIKAVQENDFQTAVSTIKKTNALPAVCGRVCPQETQCEELCVRSKKGQPVAIGRLERFVADWEAEQGEPPIPQTAPPNGHKVAVIGCGPGGMTCAGDLALLGYEVHVYEAFHASGGVLRYGIPEFRLPKAILDRETRYLEKLGVHFHYNMVIGNVWTLAEMREEEDFEAFYIGTGAGLPWFMKIEGENLNGVYSANEFLTRANLMRAYDPDHYDTPTWVGTNTAVVGGGNVAMDSARTALRLGADNVYIVYRRSWEQMPARDEEMEHAKEEGVDFRLLQNPIAILGDDKGWVKGLKCIKMELGEPDSSGRRRPVPIEGSEFVLDIDCFIVAIGNGPNPLLPDATPELRVNKWGNIKADQAGRTSIPGVFAGGDIVTGAATVIEAMGAGKVAARGIHDYLEGSMSDDDWPSFED
- a CDS encoding TldD/PmbA family protein — its product is MLKVAVDHAVRFGAPYAEARYQDLRTEDVSVKNGAVNNADRGRDRGVGVRVVWDGAYGFASTNLLTPEELRRTAARALGIAKAASTVQRGGLILDELEAYVGYWPAPYEIQPFDVPLDKKVDLLLEATEALRIADEIKIAEGFIHARETHKVFVSSIGSEIEQRKVECGAGISCTAVRGNEMQRRSYPDSARGFHQSRGWEHVLEMKLVENAPRCAKEVLELLDADEPDEGEADLVIDGSQMMLQIHESCGHAVELDRVLGQEASFAGTSFLTTDKRGSFIYGSPLVNIYADASIPHSLGYCAFDDEGVPAQKFYVVKDGVFCDYLSTRDTAHVYGGRSHGAARAQSWSDFPICRMTNICLEPGEHSPEELIAGVDKGYYLVTNKSWSIDDKRLNFQFGVEYARRIENGKLGAVVKNIFYADKTPRFWGSCDGIGNAASWKLWGTPNCGKGEPMQVMRISHGTPPARFRGVKVGVAK